One Cellulomonas sp. WB94 genomic window carries:
- a CDS encoding RNA methyltransferase yields MPAPDIHPITDPTDDRLADYVSLTDVALRSRHEPSKGLYIAESSTVLRRALGAGHRPRSVLLSPRWLPDLVATLESLPDDGTTVPVYVAEPDLLEAITGFHVHRGALASMHRPALAPVHDLLSAARGGTGARRVAILEDIVDHTNVGAIFRSAAALGVDAVLVTPRCADPLYRRSVRVSMGTVFQVPWTRLETWPGGLDDLRAAGFTVAALALADDAVSLDDVVAAPPERLALMLGTEGDGLSRGAVEAADLVVRIPMAGGVDSLNVAAASAVAFWATRT; encoded by the coding sequence GTGCCGGCCCCAGACATCCATCCGATCACCGACCCCACCGACGATCGGCTCGCCGACTACGTCTCGCTCACGGACGTCGCCCTGCGTTCGCGGCACGAGCCCTCGAAGGGTCTCTACATCGCCGAGAGCTCGACCGTGCTGCGGCGGGCGCTCGGTGCGGGGCACCGCCCCCGGTCGGTCCTGCTGTCGCCGCGCTGGCTGCCCGACCTCGTCGCGACGCTCGAGTCGCTGCCCGACGACGGCACGACGGTGCCCGTCTACGTCGCGGAGCCGGACCTCCTCGAGGCGATCACCGGGTTCCATGTCCACCGCGGCGCGCTCGCGTCGATGCACCGCCCGGCGCTGGCACCGGTCCACGACCTGCTCTCGGCGGCCCGCGGCGGCACCGGAGCGCGACGCGTCGCGATCCTCGAGGACATCGTCGACCACACGAACGTCGGCGCGATCTTCCGGAGCGCCGCGGCGCTCGGGGTCGACGCGGTGCTCGTGACCCCGCGCTGCGCCGACCCGCTGTACCGCCGGTCCGTGCGCGTCTCGATGGGCACGGTGTTCCAGGTGCCCTGGACCCGGCTCGAGACGTGGCCGGGCGGACTCGACGACCTGCGTGCGGCGGGGTTCACCGTCGCCGCGCTCGCGCTGGCCGACGACGCCGTGTCGCTCGACGACGTCGTCGCCGCGCCGCCCGAGCGCCTCGCGCTCATGCTCGGCACCGAGGGTGACGGGCTGTCGCGCGGCGCGGTCGAGGCGGCCGACCTGGTCGTCCGCATCCCGATGGCGGGCGGCGTCGACTCCCTCAACGTGGCGGCGGCGTCCGCGGTCGCGTTCTGGGCGACGCGGACCTGA
- a CDS encoding MFS transporter, whose amino-acid sequence MTATAEPAPIRLVRDRPTLSLYSYFVVWGWLLYSFSPSVPLLADELGVTKAQGGLHGTAFAAGAILVARITPRLVDRYGRRATLVGAGVLIAVGTIVLVTGPILAWTLTGVFILAAGGNVAVSAAQAGLSLRHGRASSAAVTEANGVGSGVGLLGPLAVGACVAAGWGWRPAVAATAVLAIGSALLALRLPSDARDHAVPAPDPALVDPAEAVPAEAVPADAIALDAADRESAVATRWFLVAIVAAIALENATTFWSTDLIRQQTGAGAGIATAATAGLVAGMTVIRFVVGPLSLRIEPARLLAASFLVAVVGWAILWTATETPVALTGLVIAGIGYGAQYPLSISILLSAARRSTDRAQANATLAGGAAIGVAPYVLGALADSFGAHTAFLVIPVVALMGAAAAVVGPVAARRASALRTARLLAGSSPVV is encoded by the coding sequence GTGACCGCAACCGCTGAGCCCGCCCCGATCCGGCTGGTGCGGGACCGGCCCACGCTGAGCCTGTATAGCTACTTCGTCGTGTGGGGATGGCTGCTCTACAGCTTCAGCCCGAGCGTCCCGCTCCTCGCCGACGAGCTCGGCGTGACGAAGGCCCAGGGCGGGTTGCACGGCACGGCGTTCGCAGCCGGCGCGATCCTGGTCGCCCGGATCACCCCACGGCTCGTGGACCGCTACGGTCGCCGGGCGACCTTGGTCGGTGCGGGTGTGCTGATCGCGGTCGGCACGATCGTGCTCGTCACGGGGCCGATCCTGGCGTGGACCCTCACCGGGGTGTTCATCCTCGCGGCCGGCGGGAACGTCGCCGTGAGCGCCGCGCAGGCCGGGCTGTCGCTGCGGCACGGTCGCGCGAGCTCGGCTGCCGTGACGGAGGCCAACGGGGTCGGCTCGGGGGTCGGGCTGCTGGGTCCGCTCGCCGTCGGAGCCTGCGTCGCGGCCGGTTGGGGGTGGCGTCCGGCGGTTGCCGCAACGGCGGTGCTGGCCATCGGCTCGGCCCTGCTCGCACTTCGCCTGCCGAGCGACGCGCGCGACCACGCCGTCCCCGCGCCCGACCCCGCGCTCGTCGACCCGGCCGAGGCCGTCCCAGCCGAGGCCGTCCCCGCCGACGCGATCGCGCTGGACGCCGCCGACCGGGAGTCTGCCGTGGCGACCCGCTGGTTCCTCGTCGCCATCGTCGCGGCGATCGCGCTCGAGAACGCGACGACGTTCTGGTCGACCGACCTCATCCGGCAGCAGACCGGAGCCGGAGCGGGGATCGCGACCGCCGCCACCGCCGGTCTGGTGGCCGGCATGACGGTCATCAGGTTCGTCGTCGGGCCACTGTCGCTGCGCATCGAGCCCGCACGCCTCCTCGCAGCGTCGTTCCTGGTCGCCGTCGTCGGCTGGGCCATCCTGTGGACCGCCACCGAGACGCCCGTCGCCCTCACCGGCCTCGTCATCGCCGGGATCGGCTACGGCGCGCAGTACCCGCTGTCGATATCGATCCTCCTGAGCGCAGCCCGACGGTCGACCGACCGCGCGCAGGCGAACGCGACCCTCGCCGGCGGCGCAGCGATCGGCGTGGCGCCCTACGTGCTGGGCGCGCTCGCCGACTCGTTCGGGGCGCACACGGCGTTCCTCGTGATCCCGGTCGTCGCGCTGATGGGAGCGGCGGCGGCCGTCGTCGGCCCGGTCGCGGCGCGTCGCGCGAGCGCCCTGCGCACCGCGCGGCTCCTCGCGGGGTCCTCACCGGTCGTCTGA
- a CDS encoding aldo/keto reductase family protein yields the protein MVNYRFLGNSGLKISEITYGNWLTHGSQVENDTAVQCVHTALDVGITTFDTADVYANTKAESVLGEALKGQRRQSLEIFTKVYWPTGPGGANDSGLSRKHILESIDGSLERLQTDYVDLYQAHRYDHSTPLEETMQAFADIVRAGKALYIGVSEWTADQIRAGHALAADLGFQLISNQPQYSALWRVIEAEVVPVSKELGVSQIVWSPVAQGVLSGKYAPGAPVPAGSRAADEKGGARMIQRFLERPQVLQRVQDLRPIADELGLTLAQLAVAWVLQNDNVAAALIGASRPEQVRENVKASGVTIPAELLVRIDQVLGDAVVTDPAETAKSSPAAR from the coding sequence ATGGTGAACTACCGCTTCCTCGGCAACTCTGGTCTCAAGATCTCCGAGATCACCTACGGCAACTGGCTCACGCACGGCTCGCAGGTCGAGAACGACACCGCGGTCCAGTGCGTGCACACGGCTCTGGACGTCGGCATCACGACGTTCGACACCGCTGACGTCTACGCGAACACGAAGGCCGAGAGCGTCCTCGGCGAGGCCCTCAAGGGTCAGCGCCGGCAGTCGCTCGAGATCTTCACGAAGGTCTACTGGCCCACAGGTCCCGGTGGCGCCAACGACTCCGGCCTGTCGCGCAAGCACATCCTGGAGTCGATCGACGGCTCCCTCGAGCGGCTGCAGACCGACTACGTCGACCTGTACCAGGCGCACCGCTACGACCACTCCACGCCGCTCGAGGAGACGATGCAGGCGTTCGCCGACATCGTGCGCGCGGGCAAGGCGCTGTACATCGGCGTCAGCGAATGGACCGCCGACCAGATCCGGGCGGGTCACGCGCTCGCCGCCGACCTGGGCTTCCAGCTCATCTCCAACCAGCCGCAGTACTCGGCGCTCTGGCGTGTCATCGAGGCCGAGGTCGTGCCGGTCTCGAAGGAGCTCGGAGTCTCGCAGATCGTGTGGTCGCCGGTCGCCCAGGGCGTCCTGTCGGGCAAGTACGCACCCGGGGCGCCCGTGCCCGCGGGCTCCCGGGCCGCCGACGAGAAGGGCGGCGCGCGGATGATCCAGCGGTTCCTCGAGCGGCCCCAGGTCCTCCAGCGGGTCCAGGACCTCCGGCCGATCGCCGACGAGCTGGGGCTCACGCTCGCACAGCTCGCCGTCGCCTGGGTGCTGCAGAACGACAACGTCGCAGCAGCACTGATCGGTGCGAGCCGACCGGAGCAGGTGCGAGAGAACGTCAAGGCGTCGGGTGTGACGATCCCCGCCGAGCTGCTCGTCCGCATCGACCAGGTGCTGGGCGACGCGGTCGTGACCGACCCGGCCGAGACCGCGAAGAGCTCCCCCGCAGCCCGCTGA
- the nadA gene encoding quinolinate synthase NadA — MSLLTPAVPGFEEPAPSALLLLGRGIDLASERGVECVGALPAASDPDLVERARVARAALGDRAFVLGHHYQRDEVIAFADVTGDSFKLAREAAARPDAEFILFCGVHFMAESADILTSDAQQVLLPDLAAGCSMADMAAIDQVEDAWDVLVDAGVADDTVPVTYMNSTAAIKAFTGRHGGTVCTSSNAATALRWAFDKVGGVDGRGKVLFMPDQHLGRNTAVRQLGLSLEDCVVFDPRKPGGGLTTQQLKDARMILWRGHCSVHGRFSAQNVAAARAAIPGVQVLVHPECTHEVVTAADMVGSTEYIIKALDAAEPGSSWAIGTELNLVRRLAATHPAQHVHYLDSTVCFCSTMNRIDLPHLVWTMESLVAGRVVNRVVVDPDDARWARVALDQMLALPGA; from the coding sequence GTGAGCCTTCTGACCCCTGCAGTGCCCGGCTTCGAGGAGCCGGCCCCCTCGGCCCTGCTCCTCCTGGGTCGTGGCATCGACCTTGCCTCCGAGCGTGGCGTCGAGTGCGTCGGCGCGCTGCCGGCAGCCAGCGACCCGGACCTGGTCGAGCGCGCGCGCGTCGCGCGGGCTGCGCTGGGCGACCGGGCGTTCGTGCTCGGTCACCACTACCAGCGCGACGAGGTCATCGCGTTCGCCGACGTCACGGGCGACTCGTTCAAGCTCGCGCGCGAGGCCGCAGCACGCCCCGACGCCGAGTTCATCCTCTTCTGCGGCGTGCACTTCATGGCCGAGTCGGCTGACATCCTCACGTCCGACGCCCAGCAGGTCCTTCTCCCGGATCTGGCTGCCGGCTGCTCGATGGCCGACATGGCAGCGATCGACCAGGTCGAGGACGCCTGGGACGTGCTGGTCGACGCGGGCGTCGCGGACGACACGGTCCCGGTGACGTACATGAACTCGACCGCCGCGATCAAGGCCTTCACCGGCCGGCACGGCGGGACCGTGTGCACGTCGTCCAACGCGGCCACCGCGCTGCGCTGGGCCTTCGACAAGGTCGGCGGTGTGGACGGCAGAGGCAAGGTGCTGTTCATGCCCGACCAGCACCTCGGCCGCAACACGGCGGTCCGCCAGCTCGGGCTCTCGCTCGAGGACTGCGTCGTCTTCGACCCGCGCAAGCCGGGCGGCGGGCTGACGACCCAGCAGCTCAAGGACGCCCGGATGATCCTGTGGCGCGGGCACTGCTCGGTCCACGGCCGGTTCTCGGCGCAGAACGTCGCGGCGGCGCGTGCGGCCATCCCCGGGGTGCAGGTGCTGGTGCACCCCGAGTGCACGCACGAGGTCGTCACCGCGGCGGACATGGTGGGCTCGACCGAGTACATCATCAAGGCGCTCGACGCGGCCGAGCCCGGCTCGTCGTGGGCGATCGGTACGGAGCTGAACCTCGTGCGACGCCTCGCGGCGACCCACCCCGCGCAGCACGTGCACTACCTCGACTCGACCGTGTGCTTCTGCTCGACCATGAACCGGATCGACCTGCCGCACCTGGTGTGGACCATGGAGTCCCTCGTCGCCGGGCGGGTCGTCAACCGCGTCGTCGTCGACCCGGACGACGCACGATGGGCCCGCGTCGCCCTCGACCAGATGCTCGCCCTCCCCGGCGCCTGA
- a CDS encoding DJ-1/PfpI family protein — MTTGSPLRIGIFVFDGAEELDVVGPYEVLASWAEHSELRPQVVTFSADGAGVRCAKGLRLVPEYSADDVGALHVLVYPGGRGTRPLAKDTDHLTWVREMAASTTLMTSVCTGALVYAAAGLLAGRPATTHRSAFDELAEIDPSVLADTEARFVDDGDIITSAGVSAGIDLAFHLVERLESPEAAEAVRYGIQYDRT, encoded by the coding sequence GTGACGACCGGCAGCCCGCTGCGGATCGGGATCTTCGTCTTCGACGGTGCCGAGGAGCTCGACGTCGTCGGGCCGTACGAGGTCCTCGCATCGTGGGCTGAGCACTCCGAGCTCCGGCCCCAGGTCGTCACGTTCTCCGCCGACGGCGCGGGGGTCCGCTGCGCGAAGGGCCTGCGCCTGGTGCCCGAGTACTCCGCGGACGACGTCGGCGCGCTCCACGTGCTCGTCTACCCCGGCGGGCGTGGCACGCGGCCCCTCGCCAAGGACACCGACCACCTCACCTGGGTGCGCGAGATGGCGGCGTCGACGACGCTGATGACCAGCGTGTGCACGGGTGCACTCGTGTATGCCGCCGCTGGGCTGCTAGCGGGCCGCCCGGCCACCACGCATCGCAGCGCCTTCGACGAGCTCGCCGAGATCGACCCGAGCGTTCTCGCGGACACCGAGGCGCGGTTCGTCGACGACGGCGACATCATCACGTCGGCGGGTGTCTCGGCCGGCATCGACCTGGCGTTCCACCTGGTCGAGCGGCTCGAGTCCCCCGAGGCCGCCGAGGCCGTGCGGTACGGGATCCAGTACGACCGCACATGA
- a CDS encoding leucyl aminopeptidase — translation MPRVTLTSKNPASLAVDALVVAIAKTSAGPRLLDPDQLPAEIAAEIATSAAALGITGDQDEVRRYPTAGRLSAKVLVLTGVGDAAAVTPELLRRAAGAATRELAGTSSVALALPAGHLTELTAVIEGALLGAYTFTRYRNADQAATSAPVPSIEVVTPLARQSSATSAVTRAEVVAGAVHATRDLVNTAPNDLYPAAFAEAAKAAVKESGLRTGAVKVTVLDEKALVAGGYGGLVGVGQGSVRGPRLVKVAYSPSRPAAKVALVGKGITFDSGGISIKPAAGMDAMKSDMSGAAAVLHTVLAAARLGLPVAVTGWLCLAENMPSGTAQRPSDVITIRGGKTVEVLNTDAEGRLVLADGLVAAIEEKPDVVLDIATLTGAQTVALGNQVSAVMGTDGARAEVVASAESSGELFWPMPLPADLKPGLKSKVADLANIGERFGGMLLAGLFLQEFVGSTPWAHLDIAGPAFNEKAAHGYTPVGGTGVGVRTMLAFLEGRAAQR, via the coding sequence GTGCCTCGAGTGACTCTCACCTCCAAGAACCCTGCCAGCCTCGCCGTCGACGCCCTCGTGGTGGCGATCGCCAAGACCTCAGCGGGCCCGCGCCTGCTCGACCCTGACCAGCTTCCGGCGGAGATCGCCGCGGAGATCGCGACCAGCGCCGCCGCGCTCGGGATCACCGGCGACCAGGACGAGGTCCGTCGGTACCCGACGGCCGGCCGCCTGTCGGCCAAGGTGCTGGTCCTGACCGGTGTCGGCGACGCGGCAGCCGTGACACCCGAGCTGCTGCGCCGGGCGGCGGGTGCCGCGACGCGCGAGCTCGCCGGGACGTCGAGCGTGGCCCTGGCGCTGCCTGCCGGGCACCTGACCGAGCTGACGGCCGTCATCGAGGGCGCGCTCCTCGGCGCCTACACGTTCACGCGGTACCGCAACGCCGACCAGGCGGCCACGTCCGCGCCCGTGCCGTCGATCGAGGTCGTCACGCCGCTCGCCCGCCAGAGCTCGGCGACGAGCGCCGTGACCCGCGCCGAGGTCGTCGCCGGTGCGGTCCACGCGACGCGCGACCTGGTCAACACCGCACCCAACGACCTCTACCCCGCGGCGTTCGCCGAGGCTGCCAAGGCAGCGGTCAAGGAGTCCGGCCTGCGCACCGGTGCCGTCAAGGTCACGGTGCTCGACGAGAAGGCGCTCGTCGCCGGCGGCTACGGCGGCCTCGTCGGCGTCGGCCAGGGGTCCGTCCGCGGCCCGCGCCTCGTCAAGGTCGCCTACTCCCCCTCACGCCCGGCCGCGAAGGTCGCGCTCGTCGGCAAGGGCATCACGTTCGACTCGGGCGGCATCTCGATCAAGCCCGCCGCGGGCATGGACGCCATGAAGTCGGACATGTCGGGGGCTGCCGCCGTGCTGCACACCGTCCTGGCCGCCGCCCGCCTGGGGCTGCCGGTCGCCGTGACCGGATGGCTGTGCCTTGCGGAGAACATGCCGTCGGGTACCGCCCAGCGCCCGTCCGACGTCATCACGATCCGCGGCGGGAAGACCGTCGAGGTCCTCAACACCGACGCCGAGGGTCGGCTCGTGCTCGCCGACGGTCTCGTGGCCGCGATCGAGGAGAAGCCCGACGTCGTCCTCGACATCGCCACCCTCACCGGCGCACAGACCGTGGCGCTCGGCAACCAGGTCTCGGCCGTCATGGGGACCGACGGTGCACGCGCCGAGGTCGTCGCGTCCGCCGAGTCCTCGGGCGAGCTGTTCTGGCCGATGCCGCTGCCCGCCGACCTGAAGCCTGGGCTGAAGTCGAAGGTCGCGGACCTGGCGAACATCGGCGAGCGGTTCGGCGGGATGCTCCTCGCCGGGCTCTTCCTCCAGGAGTTCGTGGGCTCGACGCCCTGGGCGCACCTCGACATCGCCGGTCCGGCGTTCAACGAGAAGGCCGCGCACGGCTACACGCCGGTGGGCGGTACCGGGGTCGGCGTGCGGACGATGCTCGCGTTCCTCGAGGGTCGCGCGGCCCAGCGGTAG
- a CDS encoding acyl-CoA thioesterase translates to MNRLVRLLVVWLRARRHRGPGTPLDEWRTPLRVMPNDLDLLRHMNNGAYLTLMDIGRVDMLVRTGAQGAISRRRWYPVVVGESIRFRRSLGLWDRFVIVTRLIGWDERVFYLEQRFERAPSAGATATAAPEVVAEAWVAARFIARTGGTVASPDVADAFAVDAVSPPVPDAVLAWARALDLAHRPRD, encoded by the coding sequence ATGAACCGCCTGGTCCGGCTGCTCGTCGTCTGGTTGCGCGCACGCCGTCACCGCGGTCCGGGCACCCCGCTCGACGAGTGGCGCACGCCGCTGCGGGTCATGCCGAACGACCTCGACCTGCTGCGGCACATGAACAACGGGGCGTACCTGACGCTCATGGACATCGGGCGGGTCGACATGCTCGTGCGGACCGGTGCGCAGGGTGCCATCAGCCGACGTCGCTGGTACCCGGTCGTCGTCGGGGAGTCGATCCGGTTCCGCCGCTCGCTCGGGCTGTGGGACCGATTCGTGATCGTGACACGCCTCATCGGGTGGGACGAGCGCGTGTTCTACCTCGAGCAGAGGTTCGAACGCGCGCCGAGCGCCGGCGCGACCGCGACGGCCGCGCCCGAGGTGGTCGCGGAGGCGTGGGTCGCGGCCCGCTTCATCGCGCGGACCGGCGGCACGGTCGCCTCACCTGACGTCGCCGACGCGTTCGCGGTGGACGCCGTGAGCCCACCCGTGCCCGACGCCGTGCTCGCGTGGGCCAGGGCCCTGGACCTCGCGCACCGGCCGCGCGACTGA
- a CDS encoding quinone-dependent dihydroorotate dehydrogenase, whose protein sequence is MYRLLFNLVFVRMSPERAHELAFGLIRFVGRVPVLRRVIARLAGSPAGGEVRTLGRTFPAPFGLAAGFDKNALAVEGLTMLGFGFVEVGTVTAYAQPGNDAPRLWRVIEQQALRNRMGFNNEGSAVVAGHLRTLRSTAAGRALIVGVNIGKTKVTPPQDAAADYAMSAGRLAPYADYLVVNVSSPNTPGLRDLQSVDALRPILVATREAADAATTSAGRPPVPLLVKIAPDLSDDDVDAIADLATELELDGVVAVNTTISHPFGEGGLSGPPLLARGLDVVARLRTRLGPDPVIIGVGGISEPADALEYLANGATLVQGYTGLIYRGPFWAAHINRALAGDAVRRTVRGS, encoded by the coding sequence GTGTATCGCCTCCTGTTCAACCTGGTCTTCGTCCGCATGAGCCCCGAGCGGGCGCACGAGCTCGCGTTCGGCCTGATCAGGTTCGTCGGTCGCGTCCCCGTGCTGCGCCGCGTCATCGCGCGGCTTGCGGGCTCGCCCGCAGGGGGTGAGGTGCGCACGCTCGGGCGCACGTTCCCGGCCCCGTTCGGGCTTGCGGCCGGGTTCGACAAGAACGCCCTCGCGGTCGAGGGTCTGACGATGCTGGGGTTCGGCTTCGTGGAGGTCGGGACCGTCACGGCGTACGCGCAGCCGGGCAACGACGCGCCGCGGCTCTGGCGCGTCATCGAGCAGCAGGCGCTGCGCAACCGGATGGGGTTCAACAACGAGGGCTCGGCCGTCGTGGCCGGACACCTGCGGACCCTCCGGTCGACGGCCGCCGGCCGCGCCCTCATCGTGGGTGTCAACATCGGCAAGACGAAGGTGACCCCGCCGCAGGACGCTGCCGCGGACTACGCGATGAGCGCCGGGCGGCTCGCGCCCTACGCCGACTACCTCGTCGTCAACGTCTCGTCGCCGAACACGCCGGGCCTGCGCGACCTGCAGTCCGTCGACGCGCTGCGCCCCATCCTCGTGGCGACGCGCGAGGCGGCCGACGCCGCAACCACGTCCGCCGGGCGACCGCCCGTGCCGTTGCTCGTCAAGATCGCCCCGGACCTGTCCGACGACGACGTCGACGCGATCGCCGACCTCGCGACCGAGCTCGAGCTCGACGGCGTCGTGGCCGTCAACACGACGATCTCCCACCCGTTCGGCGAGGGCGGCCTGTCGGGCCCGCCCCTCCTCGCACGCGGGCTGGACGTCGTGGCGAGGCTGCGCACCCGGCTCGGACCGGACCCGGTGATCATCGGGGTCGGCGGCATCTCGGAACCGGCCGACGCGCTCGAGTACCTCGCGAACGGGGCCACCCTCGTCCAGGGGTACACCGGGCTGATCTACCGCGGCCCCTTCTGGGCTGCCCACATCAACCGCGCACTCGCGGGCGATGCCGTCCGTCGCACGGTCCGGGGGTCGTGA
- a CDS encoding DUF3043 domain-containing protein yields the protein MFGRSKANPSVTAPSSRKGAQLTPGAGVSADGSGAGKGHPTPKRKQAEAANKRPLVPDDRKGAAKAARVAARAQRDKEFAALQTGDERYLPVKDRGPVRRYIRDHIDARHNLGEYFLPVAMVLLVLQLTLAQVNATLAILALLLLYVFVLAMMVDVLFMWRSLKKKLVAKFGAAAIPRGTTMYAVLRVFQLRRSRLPKAQVKHGEYPA from the coding sequence GTGTTCGGACGCAGCAAGGCCAACCCGTCAGTGACCGCTCCCTCCTCACGGAAGGGCGCGCAGCTCACCCCTGGCGCCGGCGTGTCCGCAGACGGGTCCGGAGCAGGCAAGGGACACCCGACGCCCAAGCGCAAGCAGGCCGAGGCAGCCAACAAGCGCCCGCTCGTCCCTGACGACCGCAAGGGTGCAGCCAAGGCGGCCCGCGTCGCCGCGCGCGCCCAGCGCGACAAGGAGTTCGCCGCGCTGCAGACGGGCGACGAGCGGTACCTGCCCGTCAAGGACCGCGGGCCGGTTCGCCGGTACATCCGCGACCACATCGATGCGCGCCACAACCTCGGCGAGTACTTCCTGCCGGTCGCGATGGTGCTGCTCGTCCTGCAGCTGACGCTCGCCCAGGTGAACGCGACCCTCGCGATCCTCGCGCTGCTCCTCCTGTACGTCTTCGTCCTCGCGATGATGGTCGACGTCCTGTTCATGTGGCGCTCGCTCAAGAAGAAGCTCGTCGCGAAGTTCGGTGCGGCCGCCATCCCGCGCGGGACGACGATGTACGCGGTCCTGCGCGTGTTCCAGCTCCGTCGCTCGCGCCTCCCCAAGGCGCAGGTCAAGCACGGCGAGTACCCCGCCTGA
- a CDS encoding dipeptidase gives MTSPTPAEPASAAPTSAVPGGAAPSPAGPTSVERLRERTAQEFGRVRADLEALVRIPSVSNADFDQAHVAASAAAVGDLLRGAGFDDVRILSAQRADGRPGAPAVVARRPAPAGAPTVLLYAHHDVQPPGDESSWSSPAFEPEERDGRLYGRGAADDKAGVVAHVGALRVLGDELAVGVTVFVEGEEEVGSPTFTDFLRTYRDELAADVIVVADSSNWRVGVPGLTTSLRGLVDVEVEVAVVDHAIHSGMFGGAILDAPTLLARLIATLHDDAGDVAVAGLVSAPDPTVDYDEQSFRADSGVLDGVRLAGTGPLTARLWTRPAISVIGFDAPSVARASNTITPRATARLSMRIAPGQDPVAAHTALRAHLEAHAPFGARVSVSDGELGKAFQAPTDSPAMTAARWAFTQAWGTDPVDIGIGGSIPFIADLLEVYPGAAILVTGVEDPDSRAHGSDESVDLGDLERVVLAEALLLDRLGRRA, from the coding sequence GTGACGTCACCGACCCCCGCCGAACCCGCCTCTGCCGCACCCACCTCTGCAGTACCCGGTGGTGCCGCGCCCAGCCCTGCTGGACCCACCTCCGTCGAACGCCTCCGCGAGCGCACTGCCCAGGAGTTCGGGCGCGTACGCGCCGACCTCGAGGCGCTCGTGCGCATCCCGAGCGTCTCCAACGCAGACTTCGACCAGGCGCACGTCGCGGCCAGTGCGGCCGCTGTCGGTGACCTCCTGCGCGGCGCCGGGTTCGACGACGTCCGCATCCTGTCGGCCCAGCGCGCGGACGGTCGTCCCGGCGCACCCGCGGTCGTCGCGCGCCGACCGGCTCCGGCCGGCGCGCCGACGGTCCTGCTCTACGCGCACCACGACGTGCAGCCGCCCGGCGACGAGAGCAGCTGGTCCTCGCCCGCGTTCGAGCCCGAGGAGCGCGACGGTCGGCTCTACGGCCGGGGTGCGGCGGACGACAAGGCCGGTGTCGTCGCCCACGTCGGCGCGCTGCGGGTGCTCGGCGACGAGCTGGCGGTCGGCGTGACCGTCTTCGTCGAGGGCGAGGAGGAGGTCGGGTCGCCGACGTTCACCGACTTCCTGCGCACCTACCGTGACGAGCTGGCGGCGGATGTCATCGTCGTCGCCGACTCCTCCAACTGGCGGGTCGGGGTCCCCGGCCTGACGACGTCACTGCGGGGGCTCGTCGACGTCGAGGTCGAGGTTGCGGTCGTCGACCACGCGATCCACTCGGGCATGTTCGGCGGAGCGATCCTTGACGCACCGACGCTGCTTGCGCGCCTCATCGCGACGCTGCACGACGACGCCGGCGACGTGGCCGTCGCGGGGCTCGTGAGCGCACCCGACCCCACGGTCGACTACGACGAGCAGTCGTTCCGGGCTGACTCCGGCGTGCTCGACGGTGTGCGCCTGGCGGGCACCGGCCCGCTCACCGCCCGCCTGTGGACCAGGCCGGCCATCTCCGTCATCGGCTTCGACGCCCCGAGCGTGGCCCGCGCGTCCAACACGATCACGCCGCGCGCGACGGCTCGCCTGTCGATGCGCATCGCTCCGGGGCAGGACCCTGTCGCGGCGCACACCGCGCTGCGCGCACACCTCGAGGCCCACGCACCGTTCGGTGCTCGCGTCAGCGTGAGCGACGGCGAGCTCGGCAAGGCGTTCCAGGCACCGACTGACTCGCCGGCGATGACAGCCGCACGGTGGGCGTTCACCCAGGCGTGGGGCACCGACCCGGTGGACATCGGCATCGGCGGCTCGATCCCGTTCATCGCGGACCTGCTTGAGGTGTACCCCGGCGCGGCCATCCTCGTCACGGGTGTCGAGGACCCCGACAGCCGCGCGCACGGCAGCGACGAGTCGGTCGACCTCGGCGACCTCGAGCGGGTCGTCCTCGCGGAGGCGCTGCTCCTCGACCGGCTGGGGCGCCGGGCCTGA